From the Tepidibacillus fermentans genome, the window TTCACCGCGCGAAATGGGTTTAAGCGAAGGAGCACCTGATTTCGGCGAGTCTCTAAATCAGAGGGAGGTGCGGCATTGATGTACGCCATTATTAAAACAGGTGGTAAACAATACAAAGTTCAAGAAGGAGATACCATTTACATTGAAAAGTTGTCCGCAAATGAAGGGGATACTGTTCAATTTGATGAAGTATTAATGGTATCCAAAGAAGACGGTATTATCGTTGGTACGCCAACTGTTGCCAACGCAACTGTAACAGGTAAGGTTGAAAAGCATGGCAAAGGTAAGAAAATTATCGTTTTCAAATATAAAGCAAAGAAAAATTACCGCCGTAAGCAAGGTCATCGTCAACCATTTACCAAAGTTGTTATTGAAAAAATCAATGCATAATGTGTGAGATATGATTCACGTTAATGTTTCACAATCGAAAGAAGAGAATCGAATTCTTCATATCATGATAATGGGTCATGCTGGATTCGGCCAACCTGGAGAAGATATTGTTTGTGCAGCGGTATCTGCATTAGCGATCGGTACTTTGAATTCCACAGAACGCTTATTAGGAATCGATCTGAAACCGATCTCTGATGAGAAAGATGGTGGAGTTCTAGCATGGAATATTCCTAAAGTAGATGACCCGATCCTTGACGAACAGTTACAGTTATTGATGAAAGCGTTGGTTGAGTCATTGAAGATGATTGAAGAAGAGTATCACGAGTTCATTCAAGTGAATGTATAATACATCTCAATTCGGGAGGTGCATTTCAATGCTAAAGATGAATTTACAATACTTTGCTTCCAAAAAGGGAGTAGGTAGCACTAAAAACGGTCGTGATAGTATTGCAAAACGTCTTGGAGTGAAACGTGCAGATGGACAAACTGTGAGTGCTGGTAGCATTCTTGTTCGTCAACGTGGTACCAAAATTTATCCAGGCGTTAACGTAGGTATTGGTGGAGACGACACACTATTTGCAAAAGTAGATGGTGTAGTAAAATTTGAACGTCTTGGTCGTGACCGTAAAAAAGTAAGTGTTTATCCTGTAGCTGTTGAAGCGTAAGAATAGAAGTGATTGCATAATCCCAGTCGATCGGCTGGGATTTTTTCATGGATATAAAAATAATGATATGTATTATATATTAAATTAAGTATAGGATGTATGAGGAAAATAGGATATACTAAATAAGAATTAAATGTATGAACCCATGAAATAGATAGAAATACGAGGCTGATGAAATGATAGTCATTTTACTCATACTTTTCCTTATTGCAACAGGACTACTTCTGTTCGTATGGAGAAAGTATAAACGATTATCTCGTCAATTGAGAGAAATGAATCTTCTTCACAAAGAAAATGATCCACAAGAATGCAATGATAAGTTAATTTCACTTCTTCGCAATTATCGACATGATTGGCTCAACCATTTACAAGTGATTCTCGGGTATGTCTCTTTAAAGAAGTTGGACAAAATTTCTAGCTATATTATGCAAGTTCATGAAGAGGCAAGACAACATACATTAATTTCTAAATTGAAACATAAAGATCTTGCGGTTTTTCTCTATATGATTCCTATTGAGTATCCTAACATTCAGATTCA encodes:
- the rplU gene encoding 50S ribosomal protein L21, which gives rise to MYAIIKTGGKQYKVQEGDTIYIEKLSANEGDTVQFDEVLMVSKEDGIIVGTPTVANATVTGKVEKHGKGKKIIVFKYKAKKNYRRKQGHRQPFTKVVIEKINA
- a CDS encoding ribosomal-processing cysteine protease Prp; translated protein: MIHVNVSQSKEENRILHIMIMGHAGFGQPGEDIVCAAVSALAIGTLNSTERLLGIDLKPISDEKDGGVLAWNIPKVDDPILDEQLQLLMKALVESLKMIEEEYHEFIQVNV
- the rpmA gene encoding 50S ribosomal protein L27, encoding MLKMNLQYFASKKGVGSTKNGRDSIAKRLGVKRADGQTVSAGSILVRQRGTKIYPGVNVGIGGDDTLFAKVDGVVKFERLGRDRKKVSVYPVAVEA
- a CDS encoding Spo0B domain-containing protein; its protein translation is MIVILLILFLIATGLLLFVWRKYKRLSRQLREMNLLHKENDPQECNDKLISLLRNYRHDWLNHLQVILGYVSLKKLDKISSYIMQVHEEARQHTLISKLKHKDLAVFLYMIPIEYPNIQIQLELANDLPEIDFREEGTWILQTLQSIFSLLQQQSIDQHYIYSSILSMNRLEKQIVVNIELEGNLTSYHESITQIGEQVKQQGGQFFIDLYNEQEFMMEFHFPIQARGVANVC